A genome region from Schlesneria paludicola DSM 18645 includes the following:
- a CDS encoding carboxypeptidase-like regulatory domain-containing protein produces the protein MNKGLFLLKNSVVALAAVGVVCSPPPIFAGPATQAQPVVKTLPATTILDIRLEKSGAFVGRVVDHSGNPAIGAKIVVKQGRNEVGHAVADQHGAFQIPAMKTGIYQVRSGATEGLYRFWTEQTAPPTATPQGLLVLGENGARGQFGSIGPAGILMVATGAALVAVAVTAVATAHGNKDVTDDSVHCCVSP, from the coding sequence GTGAATAAAGGATTATTCCTTCTCAAGAATTCGGTGGTCGCGCTGGCCGCCGTCGGCGTCGTTTGTAGCCCTCCACCAATTTTTGCCGGACCAGCGACGCAGGCGCAGCCCGTCGTCAAAACCTTGCCCGCGACAACGATTCTCGACATTCGCCTGGAAAAGTCTGGGGCATTCGTGGGAAGGGTCGTCGATCATTCCGGTAACCCCGCGATCGGCGCAAAGATTGTCGTCAAACAGGGCCGGAACGAGGTCGGGCATGCGGTGGCTGATCAGCATGGCGCGTTCCAGATTCCCGCGATGAAGACCGGGATCTATCAAGTCCGCTCGGGCGCGACCGAGGGGCTTTACCGTTTCTGGACCGAACAAACGGCCCCTCCGACAGCGACACCACAAGGGCTTCTGGTCCTTGGCGAAAACGGTGCTCGCGGTCAATTCGGCTCCATTGGCCCGGCTGGAATTCTGATGGTTGCGACGGGGGCCGCACTGGTGGCGGTTGCCGTGACGGCCGTGGCGACGGCCCATGGCAACAAAGACGTCACTGACGACAGCGTGCATTGCTGCGTGTCTCCCTGA
- the csb2 gene encoding type I-G CRISPR-associated protein Csb2 — protein sequence MTSVLCLTLRFLDPVPQFHGRGPDDNPEWPPSPLRLFQALVSASARRWSEQQFAEIATPALQWLERIQPSIVTPAFQHERFGYRTYVPNNSGDLMTAAWARGDTESSMAKYRVEKDVRPTNLLEETIRFLFPFEEGICQYFDVIQAAARSVTHLGWGIDMVAGNAELLSSTEVAQLNGEVWHPSEGSRTTSLRVPIDGTLAALNAKHRAFLERIGPDGFKPVPPLSKFRIMGYRRAMEPARRQFAAFTILKPDASGMKSFDPIRRTRDIAGMLRHAVAEVAHNQGWSDERINVFVHGKVPDGSQPSNGSISPDRFQYLPLPTINYALKRVEAIRRVLIAAPAHCSKEAKWALQAMAGTELVHHNNVAGLMTILPTSDAVLRQYTDEARTWSTVTPVILPGYDDPDHLRRKLKDVRDAETQKRYLARLDSRLDSLLRKAFRQAGYAEDLMTQTELECRNVGFHSGVDLASRYLPPENLNQSPRYHVKIRFPFPIRGPIVVGSGRFRGFGLFARLDES from the coding sequence ATGACTTCAGTACTCTGTCTTACGCTGCGATTCCTTGATCCAGTACCGCAATTTCACGGACGCGGACCAGACGATAATCCCGAGTGGCCACCATCGCCACTACGGCTTTTCCAGGCATTGGTTTCGGCATCGGCCAGACGGTGGAGCGAACAACAATTCGCGGAGATTGCGACCCCAGCCCTCCAGTGGCTGGAACGGATTCAACCATCAATCGTAACGCCTGCGTTTCAACACGAACGATTCGGTTACCGGACGTATGTGCCAAACAACTCAGGAGACTTGATGACCGCCGCATGGGCCCGCGGTGACACCGAATCGAGTATGGCCAAATATCGGGTCGAAAAAGATGTTCGGCCTACAAACTTGCTCGAGGAAACGATTCGATTCTTGTTTCCTTTCGAAGAGGGGATCTGTCAGTACTTCGACGTCATTCAGGCGGCGGCAAGATCCGTCACCCATTTGGGATGGGGGATTGATATGGTCGCCGGAAATGCAGAACTTCTCAGCAGCACAGAAGTGGCCCAACTCAACGGAGAAGTCTGGCATCCCTCTGAAGGATCTCGCACCACTTCCTTACGTGTTCCGATCGATGGCACGCTCGCCGCATTGAACGCCAAACACCGGGCATTCCTCGAACGAATTGGTCCAGATGGTTTTAAACCAGTGCCCCCATTGTCGAAGTTTCGGATTATGGGGTATCGCCGCGCGATGGAACCCGCACGGCGGCAGTTTGCCGCGTTCACGATCTTGAAACCAGATGCGAGCGGCATGAAATCGTTTGATCCAATCCGCCGCACTCGCGACATCGCTGGAATGCTGCGTCATGCCGTCGCAGAAGTGGCGCACAATCAAGGTTGGTCCGACGAACGGATCAATGTCTTTGTTCATGGTAAGGTGCCCGATGGTTCACAACCATCAAATGGCAGCATAAGCCCAGATCGGTTTCAGTATTTGCCTTTGCCCACCATCAATTACGCACTGAAACGAGTCGAGGCAATTCGTCGTGTCCTGATTGCAGCACCGGCGCACTGCAGCAAAGAAGCGAAGTGGGCATTGCAGGCAATGGCAGGTACAGAACTGGTTCATCACAACAACGTCGCGGGACTCATGACGATCCTTCCCACCTCCGACGCAGTCTTAAGACAGTACACTGACGAGGCCCGAACATGGTCGACCGTGACACCTGTAATTCTTCCCGGCTACGACGACCCAGATCACTTACGTCGTAAGCTCAAAGACGTGCGTGACGCCGAGACTCAGAAGCGATACCTCGCCCGCCTCGATAGCAGATTGGATTCGCTGCTTCGAAAAGCGTTCCGGCAAGCAGGTTACGCAGAGGACCTCATGACCCAGACCGAACTCGAATGTCGCAATGTCGGATTTCACTCTGGCGTGGATCTGGCGTCACGATATCTGCCTCCGGAGAACCTCAATCAATCACCTCGCTATCACGTCAAGATTCGCTTCCCATTTCCGATCCGCGGTCCCATCGTCGTCGGAAGCGGTCGATTTCGGGGCTTCGGCCTGTTTGCAAGACTGGACGAGTCGTGA
- a CDS encoding FKBP-type peptidyl-prolyl cis-trans isomerase: MLRNWNQRVAAWLLGSRNRQPRRRMESIHSTAGSRSGAVVSQVELLESRRLLTNLVAVQVNGNSIDLTDVTRGRQSTGDNFSITYTGTQVVLTGQNGTSFQVGNQTLTTYTATITGPAAISMRLNRNANTVTVTGDGTAALSSLNINLGIGRQDNSLTLTKVIADSVRISGGRHNDTVKLDQSTVNSNLDVHLGFSSGDTLDLESTTVKGNVTDRVGQLIVNQSTINGNLRDLEAGRNNTFTSTGSTYGGSVMVRMGRDGTINSKDSTFSGSVSFDMRRDGVINLLTSTDGPNDFKGAVSIRGMRRGETVVNQWQGSVSSTSTTPTYKHAHVVMSSTTIATPTVTSQSAATTTPIIKGTYDSTDGPILKVTVNGKTYTLGTDAQLTSPSAGNWSLNLATAPLTAQTTTVTVTSSDSRGNSATGTGTITSEQAIISKYLTNNSLTSTKTASGLNYVITTQGTGAVPTAGKSVSVDYTGYVLNSDGTKGTTFDSSTDPQFGHVEPYTFTLGAGSVIKGWDEAFALLKVGTVAQLIIPSALGYGTTGSGAKIPPNSVLIFDVKLVSST, from the coding sequence ATGCTGCGGAATTGGAATCAGCGAGTTGCTGCGTGGTTGCTCGGATCACGAAATCGTCAGCCTCGTCGACGGATGGAATCGATCCACTCAACGGCAGGCTCACGCAGCGGTGCGGTGGTTTCCCAAGTGGAGCTTCTCGAATCGCGACGGCTCCTGACCAATCTCGTCGCCGTCCAAGTGAATGGCAATTCGATTGATCTGACCGACGTCACTCGCGGCCGTCAGTCGACGGGCGACAACTTCAGTATCACCTATACGGGGACGCAAGTTGTATTGACCGGTCAGAACGGCACATCGTTCCAAGTTGGTAACCAGACGCTGACAACATATACCGCAACTATCACTGGCCCGGCGGCAATCTCCATGCGATTGAACCGGAATGCCAACACGGTCACCGTGACGGGCGACGGCACGGCCGCCCTGTCATCGCTGAATATCAATCTGGGTATTGGCAGACAGGACAACTCGTTAACACTGACAAAGGTCATCGCCGATTCGGTTCGCATCAGCGGCGGACGACACAACGACACGGTGAAGCTCGACCAGTCGACTGTGAACTCCAATCTCGATGTCCACCTGGGATTCTCGTCAGGGGATACGCTTGACCTCGAATCCACGACGGTCAAAGGGAACGTCACGGATCGAGTCGGTCAGTTGATCGTCAATCAATCAACGATCAACGGCAACCTGCGCGACCTCGAAGCAGGAAGGAACAACACCTTCACGTCGACGGGGTCAACGTATGGCGGTTCGGTCATGGTCAGAATGGGTCGCGACGGCACGATCAACTCAAAAGATTCGACATTCAGCGGTTCGGTCTCATTCGATATGCGACGTGACGGCGTCATCAATCTGCTCACGTCCACCGATGGCCCCAATGACTTCAAGGGTGCAGTCTCGATCAGGGGTATGCGGCGCGGCGAGACTGTCGTGAATCAGTGGCAGGGTTCTGTTTCGTCAACTTCGACGACCCCAACATACAAACACGCACATGTCGTCATGTCGAGCACGACAATCGCAACGCCGACCGTCACCTCTCAATCTGCGGCGACAACAACGCCAATCATTAAGGGGACATACGATTCCACGGATGGACCGATTCTGAAGGTCACCGTCAATGGCAAGACGTATACGCTGGGAACCGATGCCCAACTGACGTCGCCTTCCGCCGGAAACTGGTCATTGAATCTGGCGACTGCTCCGCTGACCGCTCAGACGACAACGGTGACCGTCACCAGTTCCGACTCGCGTGGTAACTCTGCGACCGGGACCGGTACGATCACCAGCGAACAGGCCATCATCAGCAAATACTTGACCAACAATAGTTTGACGTCGACGAAAACCGCGTCGGGTCTGAACTATGTCATCACGACCCAGGGAACCGGTGCGGTGCCGACAGCCGGGAAAAGTGTCAGCGTGGACTACACTGGGTACGTCCTGAATTCGGATGGAACCAAGGGAACAACGTTCGATTCCAGCACCGACCCGCAGTTCGGCCATGTAGAACCTTACACATTCACACTTGGCGCGGGCTCGGTCATCAAAGGGTGGGACGAAGCATTTGCCTTGCTGAAGGTCGGGACAGTGGCCCAACTCATCATTCCGTCGGCATTGGGCTACGGGACGACGGGTTCAGGCGCAAAAATCCCCCCGAACAGCGTTTTGATCTTCGACGTAAAACTGGTTTCCTCGACCTGA
- a CDS encoding DUF1559 domain-containing protein — MLRPKSVRGFTLIELLVVIAIIAVLIALLLPAVQQAREAARRTQCRNNLKQIGLALHNYHDISNSLPPGWVGITNGASDIYGINGWGWASRILPQLDQGPLFNQLNFNLKMESTTNETTRLTPLAAFRCPSDVAPGTTWTIQDAGGTDLVKLPVGNYVGVFGTSDIDDCVGLPNSPCMGEGAFFQNSRIQFRDFTDGLSNSIVVGEHKTRRDVGFNWTSTWAGVVANGDDAIVRILGTCDHTPNSPANHIDDFSSYHVGGANFVMGDGAVRFVSTNIDLGVYQHLATRAAGDLVGEF, encoded by the coding sequence ATGTTGCGCCCAAAATCGGTTCGTGGATTTACGTTGATCGAGCTCTTGGTGGTCATTGCCATCATTGCCGTTCTCATCGCCCTTTTACTTCCTGCCGTCCAGCAGGCGCGAGAAGCGGCACGCAGAACCCAGTGCCGGAACAATCTCAAGCAAATCGGTTTGGCACTACACAATTATCATGACATTTCGAATTCGTTGCCGCCCGGTTGGGTGGGAATTACGAATGGAGCGTCCGATATTTATGGAATAAATGGCTGGGGTTGGGCATCGCGAATCCTGCCTCAGCTCGATCAAGGTCCGCTGTTCAATCAGTTGAACTTCAACCTGAAAATGGAATCCACAACCAACGAGACAACACGCTTAACACCTCTTGCCGCCTTTCGGTGCCCTTCCGATGTGGCGCCAGGAACCACCTGGACAATCCAGGATGCGGGTGGAACCGATCTCGTCAAATTGCCCGTCGGCAATTACGTTGGCGTGTTCGGTACCAGCGACATCGACGATTGCGTGGGCCTTCCGAATAGCCCCTGCATGGGTGAGGGCGCGTTTTTTCAGAACAGTCGCATTCAATTTCGTGATTTCACCGATGGACTCAGTAACAGCATCGTGGTCGGAGAACACAAAACTCGCCGCGATGTCGGATTTAACTGGACGTCGACCTGGGCCGGTGTGGTCGCCAACGGTGACGACGCCATCGTGCGGATTCTGGGCACGTGCGATCACACGCCAAACAGCCCCGCGAATCATATCGACGACTTCAGCAGCTACCACGTTGGCGGGGCAAACTTTGTGATGGGCGACGGCGCCGTTCGCTTTGTCAGCACAAACATCGATCTTGGCGTGTATCAACACCTGGCCACGCGCGCTGCAGGGGATCTTGTCGGCGAATTCTAA
- a CDS encoding PDZ domain-containing protein produces MRLAHLFVPILLVTSVLTVTGSHAAEDMLALDTPFIGAKVEPLADAVFEAKERTKESLPKFGLVVRCIDAGGPAAVGGLKKLDILNSINSKPVKSIDELRAVMDKLPKGTPWTIVYHRLSSPKGDVATWKRETATLTATTARQYLAESMKSTHDEASGATFIEYSHSPELGEGTTVVPYIVKAKDGTVAMRMRIQYSARDWMFIQKFVIKVDRDDSDYFDANDEHKVERGHAAGMIWEWMDYPVTSGPTDLLRRIVKSKKAVLRYEGKQTKQERELDDDDRRRIMFVLMARDLIKA; encoded by the coding sequence ATGCGACTTGCACATCTTTTTGTTCCGATTCTGCTGGTGACGTCGGTTTTGACGGTCACCGGCTCTCACGCCGCTGAAGACATGTTGGCGCTCGACACTCCCTTTATTGGCGCGAAGGTCGAACCGCTGGCCGACGCCGTGTTCGAAGCGAAAGAACGAACGAAAGAGTCCCTGCCCAAGTTCGGACTTGTCGTCCGTTGTATTGATGCCGGCGGTCCCGCGGCGGTTGGGGGATTGAAAAAGCTCGACATTCTCAATTCGATCAATTCGAAGCCGGTGAAATCGATCGACGAATTGCGTGCGGTGATGGATAAGCTGCCTAAGGGAACTCCGTGGACCATCGTGTACCATCGGCTGAGCAGCCCCAAAGGCGACGTGGCCACTTGGAAGCGTGAAACGGCGACCCTGACCGCGACGACCGCTCGGCAATATCTGGCAGAGTCGATGAAGTCGACGCATGACGAAGCGTCCGGTGCGACGTTCATCGAGTACTCGCACTCGCCCGAACTTGGCGAGGGGACGACCGTCGTGCCGTACATTGTGAAGGCGAAAGATGGAACGGTCGCCATGCGGATGCGAATTCAGTACTCGGCCCGCGATTGGATGTTTATTCAGAAGTTCGTAATTAAAGTCGACCGCGATGATTCCGATTATTTTGACGCGAATGACGAACACAAAGTCGAACGGGGTCACGCGGCGGGCATGATTTGGGAATGGATGGATTACCCTGTCACAAGCGGTCCAACCGACTTGCTGCGACGGATCGTGAAATCCAAAAAGGCCGTCCTGCGATATGAAGGGAAACAGACAAAACAAGAGCGTGAGCTCGACGATGATGACCGTCGTCGAATCATGTTCGTCCTGATGGCGCGCGACCTGATCAAAGCCTGA
- the cas2 gene encoding CRISPR-associated endonuclease Cas2: protein MKNVYLVSYDVCDAKRLRLTYRKLCGFGTPLQYSVFRCELSPMQRQSLKEQLWDILNLDVDRVMIVDLGPAGARGDECVEFWGSSRMAVPTRTAVIV, encoded by the coding sequence ATGAAGAACGTGTATCTTGTCAGCTATGACGTCTGCGACGCCAAGCGGCTGCGCCTGACGTACCGCAAGCTCTGTGGATTTGGCACCCCACTGCAGTACTCGGTCTTCCGTTGCGAACTCAGTCCGATGCAACGTCAGTCCCTGAAAGAGCAGCTTTGGGACATCCTCAACTTGGACGTCGACCGAGTGATGATTGTGGATCTGGGCCCCGCAGGCGCGCGCGGCGACGAGTGCGTCGAGTTCTGGGGCAGTTCACGAATGGCAGTCCCCACTCGGACGGCCGTCATCGTGTGA
- a CDS encoding DNA-3-methyladenine glycosylase has protein sequence MKLEQNFFAKPAIQLAQDLIGKVMVRRIGTEQFRARIVETEAYVGAHDLACHAAKGRTKRTEVMFGPSGRAYVYLIYGMYDMFNVVAAEIDDPQAVLIRAAEPLDGWPVDLSGPGKFARAFGITRRDNELDLTGDDLYFIDDPHDRPQVCATPRIGIDYAEEWKHELLRFVDPESDALSSRKWLNERR, from the coding sequence ATGAAACTGGAGCAGAATTTTTTCGCAAAGCCCGCGATTCAGCTCGCGCAAGATCTGATTGGCAAAGTCATGGTCCGTAGGATCGGGACGGAACAGTTCCGCGCGCGGATCGTGGAAACGGAAGCGTATGTCGGCGCACACGACTTGGCGTGTCACGCCGCGAAAGGGCGAACGAAGCGAACAGAAGTTATGTTTGGCCCTTCGGGCCGCGCGTACGTCTACCTGATTTATGGCATGTATGACATGTTCAACGTGGTTGCGGCCGAAATCGATGATCCGCAAGCCGTTCTGATTCGCGCCGCGGAGCCATTGGATGGATGGCCCGTTGATCTCTCGGGACCAGGCAAATTCGCTCGGGCATTTGGCATCACGCGCCGCGACAATGAGCTGGATTTGACCGGGGATGACTTGTACTTCATTGATGACCCGCACGACCGCCCGCAGGTTTGTGCAACGCCGAGGATCGGCATTGATTATGCGGAAGAGTGGAAGCACGAATTGCTTCGCTTCGTCGACCCGGAAAGCGATGCGCTCTCGAGTCGAAAGTGGCTCAACGAACGCCGGTAA
- the cas7g gene encoding type I-G CRISPR-associated RAMP protein Csb1/Cas7g, whose product MSDVSQFDAWLTTDEFAALVIREFLEPVEGPDGVLFPATYAAAEDKKVFPGGYNIDPPEGDKNICLVDSIGSQANRIEPMFAKPDFAHLIPQISVTAGPKSISILEAGHRAGDALVRCTPLQKELQDAFKSVLKGDAEPMAKIAPTSLVFGVWDSRDTQAKLPRLIASTIRAFDVKRLKRSAQYNPSTDYIGDNLLPETTDKSQKDAYAERGFVHVPATGSHGGVIASGGVRRDATLSLGALRLLSAGSDPKKTVTLRRYVLGLSLVAFTSNPATYLRQGCNLVPGSKPREFELVHADGKREPLKLTNAEALKYATAVAKAFGVGEGKTVTFDSKLASADIKGEGDVKPTRSRGRRNAATADTTEGAE is encoded by the coding sequence ATGAGTGACGTTTCACAATTTGACGCCTGGCTGACGACCGATGAATTTGCGGCTCTCGTCATCCGTGAATTTCTTGAACCTGTCGAAGGCCCCGATGGTGTCCTGTTCCCGGCAACTTACGCGGCGGCCGAGGACAAAAAAGTGTTTCCCGGTGGCTACAACATCGATCCACCCGAAGGTGACAAGAACATCTGTCTGGTTGACAGCATCGGGTCGCAGGCCAACCGTATCGAGCCGATGTTTGCAAAACCTGATTTTGCACATCTAATACCACAGATCTCCGTCACGGCCGGACCAAAGTCGATTAGCATTTTGGAAGCCGGCCATCGCGCGGGGGATGCACTCGTGCGGTGCACGCCGTTGCAGAAAGAACTCCAAGACGCATTCAAGTCCGTTCTCAAAGGCGACGCCGAGCCGATGGCAAAGATCGCTCCGACTTCGCTGGTCTTCGGAGTCTGGGATTCTCGAGACACCCAGGCAAAGCTGCCGCGATTAATTGCGTCGACAATCCGTGCGTTTGATGTGAAGCGTCTCAAGCGATCTGCCCAATATAATCCCTCAACCGACTATATCGGCGACAATCTTCTGCCCGAGACAACAGACAAGTCACAGAAAGACGCCTACGCCGAACGCGGGTTTGTCCACGTTCCCGCGACGGGCTCGCATGGCGGCGTGATTGCATCTGGAGGGGTACGACGGGACGCCACGTTAAGCCTTGGTGCATTGCGTCTGCTTTCCGCAGGAAGTGATCCCAAAAAGACCGTCACCCTTCGCAGGTACGTGCTCGGGCTATCACTCGTTGCATTCACATCCAATCCAGCGACTTACCTTCGCCAGGGATGTAACCTTGTCCCCGGGTCCAAACCTCGCGAATTTGAATTGGTGCACGCCGACGGAAAACGTGAGCCGCTGAAACTGACAAACGCTGAAGCGCTCAAGTACGCGACCGCTGTCGCCAAGGCATTCGGAGTTGGAGAAGGGAAAACGGTGACATTCGATTCAAAGCTCGCCAGCGCGGATATCAAAGGCGAAGGCGACGTCAAACCTACCCGCTCTCGCGGCCGACGAAATGCGGCAACCGCCGACACGACGGAGGGGGCCGAATGA
- a CDS encoding CRISPR-associated endonuclease Cas4/Cas1: protein MPSLSTSSLDLAAILLGDDEPELLFTDEELIPVRMLNEFTYCPRLAYLEWVQGEFTDNLDTKQGTFGHRNVDRPSARPIPAAQGPCQDSAGDNETAATEPLLKTRALTLSAYREGLVAKLDLLELEGSSVTPVEYKKGAIPPNPHQAWEPERVQLCAQGLILRENGYQCDSGELYYIESRHRVTVPFDDALILRTRELVRRLREMGRTEQIPLPLVDSPKCPRCSLVGICLPDETNLLLRDNQADAASTTNTPPIPRRPLGALGTPAIRQLIPARDDALPLYIKEQGAYVGKDGERLVVRHREAKLVSVPLIEVSQLSLFGNVQMSAQALREVVDRGIPVCHFSYGGWFVAMTTGHVRKNIELRIAQFAAAADPETSLSLARGFITAKIKNGRTMLRRHAHAKNNGSAAAPPNETPPVTEDAPVFEPSDHDPTLASRNGSSRDLEQLAEWAQKAQRAPSAESLLGLEGMAAKIYFSGLAKLLKGGDTFDFRGRNRRPPRDPINALLSFVYSLLAKEVTIAVQAVGFDPLLGFFHKPRYGRPSLALDLAEEFRPLIGDSTVMMLINNGEIAQSSFLSRAGAVTLTEPGRKAVIAAFERRMEQEITHPIFGYKISYRRVLEVQARLLSRVVLGELAAYPGFCTR from the coding sequence ATGCCGTCACTGTCTACCTCATCCCTCGATCTGGCCGCGATTCTTTTGGGAGATGACGAACCGGAATTGCTCTTCACTGACGAAGAACTCATCCCCGTTCGAATGCTGAACGAATTCACCTACTGCCCGCGACTGGCCTATCTCGAATGGGTCCAAGGGGAATTCACCGACAATCTCGATACCAAACAAGGCACTTTCGGTCATCGCAATGTCGATCGGCCGTCGGCTCGTCCGATCCCTGCGGCGCAGGGTCCGTGCCAGGACTCCGCGGGCGACAACGAGACTGCTGCAACGGAACCGTTACTGAAAACGCGTGCGTTGACGTTGTCCGCATACCGGGAAGGGCTGGTCGCGAAGCTCGATCTGCTAGAACTGGAAGGTTCATCCGTCACGCCTGTCGAATATAAGAAAGGTGCGATTCCGCCGAATCCACATCAGGCCTGGGAACCCGAACGCGTGCAGCTTTGTGCGCAAGGCTTGATCCTGCGAGAAAATGGATATCAATGCGATTCCGGCGAACTCTACTACATCGAGTCCCGGCATCGTGTCACCGTACCGTTTGACGACGCGTTGATCCTCAGAACCCGTGAACTCGTCCGGCGGCTGCGAGAAATGGGACGGACCGAACAGATCCCGCTGCCGCTGGTCGACAGCCCCAAATGCCCACGCTGTTCCCTGGTCGGAATCTGCCTGCCTGATGAAACGAATCTCCTTCTCCGAGACAACCAGGCAGACGCCGCCTCTACGACAAACACACCCCCCATTCCTCGTAGGCCTCTCGGCGCGCTGGGCACTCCGGCAATCCGGCAACTAATTCCCGCGCGCGATGACGCCTTGCCGCTCTATATCAAAGAGCAGGGGGCGTACGTGGGAAAAGATGGCGAACGTCTGGTCGTACGTCATCGCGAGGCCAAACTGGTCAGCGTTCCCCTCATCGAAGTCTCACAACTGTCATTGTTTGGGAACGTGCAGATGTCGGCGCAGGCGCTGCGAGAAGTCGTTGACCGAGGCATTCCCGTCTGCCACTTCAGCTACGGCGGCTGGTTCGTCGCCATGACAACAGGACACGTCCGGAAAAACATCGAACTGAGAATCGCTCAATTCGCCGCGGCCGCCGATCCCGAGACGTCACTCTCCCTGGCCAGGGGATTCATCACGGCAAAAATCAAAAACGGCCGCACCATGCTCAGGCGGCATGCCCACGCAAAAAACAACGGCAGCGCGGCAGCACCACCAAACGAGACACCTCCCGTCACAGAAGACGCCCCTGTATTCGAGCCTTCCGATCACGATCCCACGTTGGCGAGCCGAAACGGATCATCCCGTGACTTGGAGCAACTGGCAGAATGGGCGCAAAAGGCCCAACGAGCGCCGTCGGCCGAATCACTGCTGGGGTTGGAAGGAATGGCCGCCAAGATCTACTTCTCCGGCTTGGCAAAGCTTTTGAAAGGCGGAGACACATTTGACTTTCGCGGCAGAAATCGACGTCCCCCGCGTGACCCTATCAATGCGCTGCTCAGCTTCGTCTATTCACTGCTGGCGAAAGAAGTGACGATCGCCGTGCAGGCCGTCGGCTTTGATCCGCTGCTGGGATTCTTTCACAAGCCACGCTACGGCCGGCCGTCATTGGCCCTGGATCTCGCGGAAGAGTTTCGTCCTCTGATCGGTGATTCCACCGTCATGATGCTGATCAACAACGGGGAAATTGCGCAGTCCAGTTTTTTGTCGCGAGCGGGTGCCGTCACGCTGACCGAGCCAGGTCGCAAGGCGGTAATCGCTGCGTTCGAACGACGGATGGAACAAGAGATCACGCATCCAATTTTTGGATACAAGATCAGCTATCGACGAGTGCTTGAGGTCCAGGCGCGATTGCTCTCACGTGTTGTGCTGGGCGAGCTTGCCGCGTACCCGGGATTTTGTACGAGATGA
- a CDS encoding YopT-type cysteine protease domain-containing protein gives MWRMLMGITSYLVNRIQKSAEEYKGHCTHTFSQTLEPVSSMIGKSKKTKDGICQALSEMWIVFHAHDGSIWNWLCPDGKVNSSALANVAYNFNYGTSMFEGKGSAITDQDQNSDLWFLQYGIRRRTDMKMSKVNMSVGGKLQKVNVANRATASADRGGGSRMGQGKALGNALISGSMVKNMGLGDGTYRMIGIHGSVGGHCMCAFVGQDVCFFDPNFGEFYFPKRDDFAKWFGDYFWPKSFYDWALSNKFELRDYARAVGAGAKNFSGKF, from the coding sequence ATGTGGAGAATGTTGATGGGTATTACGAGCTATCTTGTCAACCGAATTCAAAAGTCTGCTGAAGAATACAAAGGGCATTGTACCCATACTTTCTCTCAGACCCTCGAACCCGTCTCGTCGATGATTGGCAAGAGCAAGAAGACGAAAGACGGAATCTGTCAGGCTCTTAGCGAAATGTGGATCGTCTTCCACGCACACGATGGATCGATCTGGAACTGGCTTTGCCCCGATGGCAAAGTGAACTCTTCGGCGCTGGCGAACGTCGCGTACAACTTCAACTATGGGACGTCCATGTTCGAAGGCAAAGGAAGTGCCATCACCGATCAGGATCAGAATTCGGATCTGTGGTTCCTGCAGTATGGAATTCGCCGCCGAACCGATATGAAAATGTCCAAGGTCAATATGTCCGTGGGCGGGAAACTGCAAAAGGTGAATGTCGCGAACCGGGCGACCGCATCGGCGGATCGTGGAGGAGGTTCGCGAATGGGACAGGGTAAGGCGTTGGGGAATGCACTCATCAGTGGCTCGATGGTCAAGAACATGGGGCTGGGTGATGGTACCTATCGCATGATCGGCATTCATGGTTCAGTCGGTGGACATTGCATGTGTGCCTTCGTTGGCCAGGACGTTTGTTTTTTTGACCCGAACTTCGGTGAGTTCTACTTCCCCAAACGCGATGATTTCGCGAAATGGTTTGGAGACTATTTTTGGCCGAAGTCCTTCTATGATTGGGCACTCTCCAATAAATTCGAACTCCGGGATTACGCACGCGCCGTCGGTGCGGGTGCAAAAAACTTCAGCGGCAAATTCTGA